DNA sequence from the Leptospira limi genome:
TATTTTCTTTCCAAAAGTAAAGTTTCAGCCAATTTCCAATCTATCATATCATCAATATCCACTGACCTTTCCTTACTCATCAGAAAAGCCAAAGTGTCTTCTGTTATAAATTTTTTCTTTTCACGAAAGTATTTTACTTCAGAAAAATACAATGAACCGTTTAATGAAAAAGTTTTTGGACTATCTTGTCTACGTGAGAATTCTTCCCTATCCAAAAGTTTAGACATCTTAAATGATTCGTTCATATAAAACATCCAAAAAGGGTTTTCTTGTGACTCACAAACAGAAACTACTGATTTTGAGTGATTCTCCATAGCAAAGCGAATGCAAGCATCGATATCATAATTGGTTCGAAGGGGCGAAGTCGGTTGTAACAGAAGGATATAATCCATTTCCGGAAAAAAATCTAGAGCATGCATTACTGGATCTGTCCCAGGAGAATGGTCTGTTGCTAAATCAGTTGGACGAAGGAAAGGAACAGAAGCTCCGGCACTTTTTGAAATTCCTGCAATTTCTGCATCATCAGTGGAAACAATAACAGATGTTAAACACTGTGAAGCCAAGGCTGCCTCAATAGTCCAAGAAATTAAAGGTTTTCCTGCAATCTGTTTTATGTTTTTCCTTGGAATTCCCTTGGAACCACCACGTGCCGGAATTATTCCAAGTATTTTTGGAATTGTCACCTAACTAAAACTATGCTCCCCTCTGAATTTCAAACATAGAAGCAAAATATCCTTTTGATTTTTGCATTAATTCGGAAAAACTGCCCTCTTCCAATAGTTCACCCATTTTCATAACGTAAATTCTATCGGCTTTGACAATTGTAGACAAACGATGTGCAATCACAATGATTGTTGTCTCTTTTGCGATCGAATCAACGGATTCCTGGATCAATTGTTCAGATTCCGTATCCAAAGAACTTGTAGCTTCATCCAAAATCAGTATGGGCGGTTTTCGCAGAATTGCTCGCGCTAAAGCGATCCTTTGTCTTTGTCCACCTGACAAAAGAACTCCCCTGTCACCTACAATGGTATCTAAACCTTCCGGAAGTTTTTTTATAAACTGATCAGCATTTGCAATCTGACAAGCTTTCCAAAGTTCATCTTCAGTAGAATTTTCTCTAGACCATAACAAATTATCTCTAATGGAAGAATGAAATAAAATTGGATCCTGCGGAACATAACCGATTTTTTCCCGAAAACTATTTTTATTCCAATCTTCAAAATTAATCCCATCTACGGTGATTTTTCCCTTCGTAGGAACCTGTAGACCCAAAATCAAGTCTACAATCGTCGATTTTCCAGAGCCGGATTCTCCAACGAATGCAACCATTTCACCTTTAGGAATTAGAATATTCAAATTTTTAAATAACTCTGGTCTACCAGGGTAAGAAAAATGAATACTTTCGAACTTAATTTCAA
Encoded proteins:
- a CDS encoding acylneuraminate cytidylyltransferase family protein translates to MTIPKILGIIPARGGSKGIPRKNIKQIAGKPLISWTIEAALASQCLTSVIVSTDDAEIAGISKSAGASVPFLRPTDLATDHSPGTDPVMHALDFFPEMDYILLLQPTSPLRTNYDIDACIRFAMENHSKSVVSVCESQENPFWMFYMNESFKMSKLLDREEFSRRQDSPKTFSLNGSLYFSEVKYFREKKKFITEDTLAFLMSKERSVDIDDMIDWKLAETLLLERK